One window from the genome of Pantoea vagans encodes:
- a CDS encoding sensor histidine kinase: protein MKLSTLTTLMMTAVIVTVLLAVHLLYFVQIDNFAQSHLKDKAMAVARTLADSPEVQRGLLLPDGSSQIQPLAEAARKRNGLLFVVVTDMRGIRFSHPNAAVIGKHFVGNDIYPTLSGRENVAVNHGVLVEALRVFTPVYNAQHQQIGVVAIGIALNDVAAQIAKSRWNIVWTVLFGGVVGLLGILILVTRLKKILLGLEPHEISSLFEQRQAILNSIKEGVIAVDDQSRVSLINHAAQQLLHETTRRMPLSGDLIAEESVMHRHQQDALHAGKAWHDQELTLGNRILISNTVPVRSRDRIIGAVTTFRDKTEISQLMQRLDGMVNYVDALRERSHEFMNKLHVILGLLHMKNYAQMEEYILKTANAYQTEIGSLLQKIKSPIIAGFLLSKINRVTDEGHQLIIDEASFLPDCGSEEQSAVLITVLGNLIENALEALDPETEGEIHLMLHYQNGWLACEVSDDGPGIDSSQLSAIFERGVSSKGDDRGVGLFLVKQQTESLGGNVSVESEPGVFTQFLVQLPWERGMITQ, encoded by the coding sequence ATGAAACTCAGTACCCTGACCACCCTCATGATGACTGCGGTGATCGTTACCGTGCTGCTCGCTGTCCATCTGCTCTATTTCGTTCAGATTGATAACTTTGCCCAGTCGCATCTTAAAGATAAAGCGATGGCGGTGGCACGAACGCTGGCAGACAGCCCGGAAGTGCAGCGCGGCTTACTCTTACCAGACGGCAGCAGCCAGATTCAGCCACTGGCGGAAGCCGCGCGCAAACGCAACGGCCTGCTATTTGTGGTAGTGACGGATATGCGCGGCATTCGCTTTTCGCATCCCAATGCCGCGGTGATCGGCAAACATTTTGTCGGCAATGACATCTATCCCACGCTGAGTGGCCGGGAAAATGTGGCTGTCAATCATGGCGTGCTGGTGGAGGCACTGCGGGTGTTTACGCCGGTCTATAACGCACAGCATCAGCAGATTGGCGTGGTGGCAATCGGCATTGCGCTGAACGATGTGGCGGCCCAGATTGCGAAGAGCCGCTGGAATATCGTCTGGACCGTCCTGTTTGGCGGTGTGGTCGGGCTGCTGGGTATTCTGATTCTGGTCACGCGACTCAAGAAAATATTGCTGGGGCTGGAGCCGCACGAAATCTCCAGCCTGTTTGAACAGCGCCAGGCGATCCTGAATTCTATTAAAGAAGGAGTGATTGCGGTCGATGATCAGTCACGCGTCAGCCTGATTAACCACGCGGCTCAGCAGTTGCTGCATGAAACCACCCGCAGGATGCCGTTAAGCGGTGACCTGATTGCTGAGGAGAGCGTCATGCATCGCCATCAGCAGGATGCGCTGCATGCGGGTAAAGCCTGGCACGATCAGGAGCTGACGCTGGGTAATCGCATCCTGATCAGCAACACCGTTCCGGTGCGCAGTCGTGACCGCATTATCGGCGCGGTAACGACGTTCAGGGATAAGACCGAAATCAGCCAGCTGATGCAGCGTCTGGACGGCATGGTAAACTATGTTGATGCGTTACGTGAGCGGTCCCATGAGTTCATGAATAAGCTGCATGTGATTCTGGGCCTGCTGCATATGAAAAATTATGCACAGATGGAAGAGTACATCCTGAAAACCGCTAACGCCTATCAGACGGAGATCGGTTCGCTGCTGCAAAAGATCAAATCGCCGATCATTGCCGGTTTCCTGCTCAGCAAAATCAACCGGGTAACCGATGAAGGTCATCAGCTGATTATCGATGAGGCGAGCTTTCTGCCTGACTGCGGCAGCGAGGAGCAGAGCGCGGTTCTGATTACCGTGCTGGGCAATTTAATTGAAAATGCCCTTGAGGCGCTGGACCCGGAAACCGAAGGGGAAATTCACCTCATGCTGCATTATCAGAATGGCTGGTTAGCCTGCGAAGTGAGTGATGACGGGCCGGGCATCGACAGCTCCCAGCTCAGCGCCATTTTTGAGCGCGGCGTCTCGTCAAAAGGTGACGATCGCGGTGTCGGACTGTTTCTGGTTAAGCAGCAAACCGAAAGCCTGGGCGGCAATGTCAGTGTTGAGTCGGAACCCGGTGTATTTACCCAATTTTTAGTGCAACTTCCGTGGGAGAGAGGAATGATTACCCAATGA
- the dcuR gene encoding two-component system response regulator DcuR, producing MINVLVVDDDAMVAELNRCYIGQIPGFTCCGTASTLQQAKERLAEAEPQVDLILLDIYMQQENGLDLLPELRSAGRPVDVIIISSAADAATIKTSLNYGVVDYLIKPFQFARFEEALTGWRQKKSLMDNHQFYQQSDVDQLLHGNPPGASEQKRLPKGLTPQTLRTLCLWIDAHPGTEFSTDELATEVNISRVSCRKYLIWLAQINILFTSIHYGVTGRPVYRYRLQPEYHTLLKQYCQ from the coding sequence ATGATCAATGTGTTAGTTGTCGATGATGACGCCATGGTAGCCGAGCTGAATCGCTGTTATATCGGGCAGATTCCAGGCTTCACCTGCTGCGGCACCGCCTCAACCTTACAGCAGGCCAAAGAGCGGCTGGCCGAGGCTGAACCACAGGTTGATCTGATCCTGCTGGATATCTATATGCAGCAGGAAAACGGTCTCGACCTGCTGCCGGAGCTGCGCAGCGCCGGACGCCCGGTTGACGTGATTATCATCTCGTCAGCGGCGGATGCCGCCACGATCAAGACTTCGCTCAACTATGGCGTAGTGGATTATCTGATCAAGCCTTTCCAGTTTGCCCGCTTTGAAGAGGCGCTGACCGGCTGGCGTCAGAAAAAATCGCTGATGGACAATCATCAGTTCTATCAGCAGTCGGACGTTGATCAGCTGTTGCATGGTAACCCGCCTGGTGCCAGCGAACAGAAACGCCTGCCGAAAGGATTAACGCCGCAGACGCTGCGTACCCTGTGCCTGTGGATCGACGCCCATCCCGGCACCGAGTTCTCTACCGACGAACTGGCGACCGAAGTGAATATCTCGCGCGTTTCGTGCCGTAAATACCTGATCTGGCTGGCTCAGATTAATATTCTGTTCACCAGCATTCATTATGGGGTCACGGGCCGTCCGGTTTACCGCTATCGCCTGCAGCCGGAGTATCACACCTTACTCAAACAATACTGTCAGTGA